CCGACTCGACGCCGTAGGTCCGGGACAGGAACTCGAGCAGCTTCTCTTCGCTGATCGCACCCGTCTTGACCAGATTTCCGACCAGCGTCCCGCCGGTGTTCTTCTGTTGCTGCTGTGCCTTCAACAGCGAGGACTCATCGACGAGCCGCGCTTCGAGCAGCTTTTGACCGATGTCTTCGTGCACGCCCGAACCTTTCGGGGTCGATGGGGACGCGGGGTCCCCACGCGGATAACGTGACAAGCGTCCTCCGGCGCGAAGCGAATCGTCGCGCGGAGGATCGTGCGAGCTCTGCCTGTCGCCGTTATCGGGCGAGGCGGGGCGCGACTGTAGTCCGATCTGCACGGCCGCGATCGGGCGCCGCGTGCGAACCGCACTCCGAGACGCTCGGGCTCGCTCGGAACGCGTCGATCGGGGTGCGGTGCGCCGAAACGCACTCACGGCCGTGCGAATTGCACGCTGTCGGAGCGCGTGCCCGGCGAGCCGGTTGGCCGCCCCTCTACTAATAGGTCCGGCAGGATGCGCTCCAGCAATCGCGGCCCGATCCCCCGCACTCCGAGCAGCTCGTCGGGTGAGTGAAAGCCGCCGATCTGCGATCGGTAGGCGACGATGCGACTCGCGAGCACCGGACCAATGCCGGGCAGGCGATCCAGCTCGGCCGCATCCGCGCGATTGAGGTCGATGCGACCACCCGGGGCATGCGGCGGGACGGACGGAGCCGGAAGCGAGTCGTGCGGCACTCGCTCCCTCACGGGTGCTCGGTCGGGGGGCGCAACGGGGCCGAGCCGCCACAACGTCCACAGGTCCCATAGGCAGCCGATCAACACCAGCACGATCAGGCCCGCCACTGCGCGGACCTCGCGACGCGACAGCAATCGCCGACTCCAGCCGGGGGCGGATCGGTGTGAGGGCGGGGTCCTACGAACTCAATCGAAGAAACGCCACGTGAACGTGAAGCGGAACTCGCGGCCCGGGCCGCGCGCGGGGAATCCGGAAAGCGGATCGATCCAGACTTCCTCGCGGGGCTGATCCTCGAGTCGCCGGGCATCGACGACCATGACCACATCGCCGAGCGT
This window of the Candidatus Eisenbacteria bacterium genome carries:
- a CDS encoding helix-hairpin-helix domain-containing protein, with the protein product MLSRREVRAVAGLIVLVLIGCLWDLWTLWRLGPVAPPDRAPVRERVPHDSLPAPSVPPHAPGGRIDLNRADAAELDRLPGIGPVLASRIVAYRSQIGGFHSPDELLGVRGIGPRLLERILPDLLVEGRPTGSPGTRSDSVQFARP